The following proteins come from a genomic window of bacterium:
- a CDS encoding N-acetyltransferase — MFKVRIETEEDRPAVYEINRRTFNQVTEAELVNALRKNCKDILSIVGTLDDRVVGHILFSPVVINRKKKKVAGMGLGPMAVMPEVQKQGIGTMLISAGIKILKEKKCPFITVLGHPGYYPRFGFEKASKYNVKSQWDMPDEAFMVLVLDRSYNGNLSGTAEYRSEFSDAV; from the coding sequence ATGTTTAAGGTAAGAATTGAGACGGAAGAAGATCGCCCCGCGGTATATGAAATAAACCGGCGGACTTTTAACCAGGTGACGGAAGCGGAACTCGTAAATGCTCTGAGGAAGAATTGCAAAGATATACTTTCCATAGTGGGAACACTGGATGACAGGGTTGTCGGGCATATCCTGTTCAGCCCTGTTGTCATAAACAGGAAAAAGAAAAAAGTCGCGGGTATGGGACTCGGGCCCATGGCCGTTATGCCTGAAGTGCAGAAACAGGGAATAGGGACAATGCTCATTTCGGCAGGAATAAAAATATTGAAGGAAAAAAAGTGCCCTTTCATAACAGTGCTTGGCCATCCCGGATATTATCCGCGCTTCGGGTTTGAAAAAGCCTCAAAATATAATGTAAAAAGCCAATGGGATATGCCGGACGAAGCTTTTATGGTGTTGGTTCTTGACCGTTCTTATAACGGTAATCTGTCGGGAACGGCCGAATACAGGAGCGAATTTAGTGATGCGGTATAA
- a CDS encoding cupin domain-containing protein, translated as MEKFKKEVLALADLIDYQKDSVVSKEIIKKGTGTVTLFAFDAGQGLSEHTVPFDAMANILDGEARITIGNKPFKVKTGEMIIMPANEPHRVNAEQKFKMLLVLIKK; from the coding sequence ATGGAGAAATTCAAAAAAGAAGTTTTGGCACTGGCCGATTTGATAGATTACCAGAAAGATTCCGTTGTAAGCAAGGAAATCATAAAAAAAGGAACAGGCACAGTAACGCTTTTCGCTTTCGACGCGGGGCAGGGATTAAGCGAACACACAGTCCCTTTTGACGCTATGGCCAATATACTGGACGGCGAAGCCCGGATAACGATAGGCAATAAACCGTTTAAAGTAAAAACCGGCGAGATGATAATAATGCCCGCAAATGAACCTCACAGAGTTAACGCCGAACAAAAATTCAAAATGCTTCTTGTGCTTATTAAAAAATAA
- a CDS encoding dienelactone hydrolase family protein has protein sequence MKKIFLTLLFISICAFAFAEDIYEYRGNTYTLEQAEAEGLVLYKGKLFRKETLEKAGLVFENGEWGKPVVAEKENTAAVPVETTAKAEEKPAEQVEMPAEEGEIVRNELGSFIYYIYIPPNFNRAKKYPLIVGSHGSGQTGYEIINAWKKSADKRGYIVVAPTMPYDTDWDKVSVDKLFLDIVKEVEKKYKNINKKKVIFTGNSAGAGDTYNVGLCNPSVFKAAVPCSGRYDFLKNFLRRKPTKKIPVYILHGDKDPYFPLAEAYQVQELLDKKHYKVKLFVNKDLGHVYPEMSDTPVPNWIDNNFK, from the coding sequence ATGAAAAAAATATTCTTAACATTACTTTTCATCAGCATCTGCGCTTTTGCGTTTGCCGAGGACATCTACGAGTACAGGGGCAACACTTACACGCTCGAGCAGGCGGAAGCGGAAGGGCTTGTCTTATACAAGGGAAAACTTTTCCGGAAAGAAACCCTGGAGAAAGCGGGCCTGGTTTTCGAAAACGGGGAATGGGGCAAACCGGTTGTTGCAGAAAAAGAGAATACTGCTGCAGTTCCTGTTGAAACAACCGCAAAAGCCGAGGAAAAGCCGGCTGAGCAGGTTGAAATGCCTGCAGAAGAAGGCGAAATCGTTAGAAATGAATTGGGCAGTTTTATATATTACATATATATCCCCCCGAATTTTAATAGGGCAAAGAAGTATCCCCTGATTGTCGGTTCTCACGGCAGCGGGCAGACGGGCTATGAGATAATAAACGCGTGGAAGAAGTCGGCCGACAAAAGGGGATATATTGTTGTCGCCCCCACAATGCCGTATGATACGGACTGGGATAAGGTAAGCGTGGACAAACTGTTTCTGGATATAGTAAAGGAAGTCGAAAAAAAATATAAGAATATAAATAAGAAAAAAGTTATTTTCACCGGAAACTCTGCCGGAGCGGGGGATACTTATAATGTCGGGCTGTGCAACCCTTCGGTTTTCAAAGCGGCAGTCCCGTGCAGCGGAAGATACGATTTTCTTAAGAATTTTTTAAGAAGAAAGCCTACGAAAAAAATTCCCGTATATATACTGCATGGCGATAAAGACCCGTACTTTCCCCTTGCTGAAGCGTATCAGGTACAAGAACTGCTTGATAAAAAGCATTATAAGGTTAAGTTATTTGTTAATAAGGACTTAGGGCATGTGTATCCGGAGATGTCTGATACCCCCGTGCCCAACTGGATAGATAATAATTTCAAATAG
- a CDS encoding RHS repeat-associated core domain-containing protein — protein MLRKRGQRPLINNTKYIYDGFKVIQEKESGLLGNHAVTYLRGSSLDEILSRSASPSVYYYEDIRGSVRGITDANSNLIQSYEYTAFGERTSTAHGKNFLFFEKGINQPYGFTGRPIDKATGLYDYRFRDYNPEVGRFIQPDPLGQIPGPNIYAYCNNNPINWVDPWGMDTYMANRELGGNRAKSYYNPLTHTYVFTTQNGELEHTYSWGNVSGENGVREWHMDREEDIQAARESLERELAVRVADEPFDTYIDENFNERLDPNHSSHHNWWAWDNCKHETRDLIEEALREWERDLNKRN, from the coding sequence TTGCTACGAAAAAGGGGTCAGCGCCCTTTAATTAACAACACAAAATACATCTATGACGGTTTTAAAGTAATACAGGAAAAGGAGTCAGGTCTCCTCGGCAACCACGCAGTAACTTACCTGAGAGGCTCATCCCTCGATGAAATCCTTTCCCGCAGCGCCTCACCTTCGGTATACTATTATGAGGACATAAGGGGGAGTGTCAGGGGCATCACAGATGCTAACTCCAACTTAATCCAGAGCTATGAATATACCGCTTTTGGAGAAAGAACCTCAACGGCTCACGGTAAGAACTTCCTGTTCTTTGAAAAAGGCATCAACCAGCCCTATGGTTTTACCGGCCGGCCGATAGATAAGGCTACGGGGTTATATGATTATAGATTCAGAGATTACAATCCTGAGGTGGGACGTTTCATCCAGCCGGACCCGCTTGGCCAAATCCCAGGCCCGAACATCTATGCCTACTGTAACAATAACCCAATCAACTGGGTTGATCCGTGGGGGATGGATACTTATATGGCAAATCGTGAGTTGGGGGGAAATAGAGCAAAAAGTTACTATAATCCCCTTACGCATACTTATGTTTTTACGACTCAAAATGGTGAGTTGGAACATACATATAGTTGGGGAAATGTGAGTGGTGAGAATGGGGTTAGAGAATGGCACATGGATAGGGAGGAAGACATACAAGCCGCTAGAGAAAGTTTAGAAAGAGAATTGGCGGTAAGGGTTGCAGACGAACCTTTCGATACGTATATTGATGAAAATTTTAATGAGAGACTTGATCCAAATCACTCAAGCCATCATAACTGGTGGGCATGGGATAACTGCAAACACGAAACGAGAGATTTAATTGAAGAAGCTTTGAGAGAATGGGAAAGAGATCTTAATAAAAGAAATTAA
- a CDS encoding histidine phosphatase family protein has protein sequence MMNMHRKRNILLRFFLLFTFVFVCIPAGADGNKGLKVYITRHAETMGNVTGNYSEENQRKFSPKGLTQVEHISDKLKNYRFDHVFVSPMYRTQYTILPYLKSHNITAEIWPEIDEKCFDITSSTVPSKTIPEGGLIELFDEKYFKLRDASSTRMYEPRNASEGLAQFLKAKKRIELYSGTGQSILLVGHYCTGSRLMEVLLELESKGRFGPKNCAVSLIEQQSDGTFRMLQYNDEPFIQKFFWKQDNVSNGFIALHLFPDKFLNDLNEEFDVGWKVYDNNGNLVAEGKDTFEEKKRDDNPLVDINIPVKNIQEGSVCGIETVISRAGKEVYSWKDKFLIPTYKSLEGKWIIKKGDNPERAKEDYQENKWIPVNVPEGWEKNALPGYDGIAWYRCKFAITEDELKKWEGKKIVLLLGAVDDADVTYLNGLQIGRTGRFPPDKSTAWDTPRIYLIDRKMLKDSNVLAVRVCDWTGGGGIWAGPVVIGPSDEINALINQKR, from the coding sequence ATGATGAATATGCATAGGAAAAGAAATATTTTATTAAGGTTCTTTTTACTGTTCACTTTTGTTTTTGTCTGCATCCCTGCCGGGGCTGACGGAAATAAAGGTTTAAAAGTTTATATAACCCGCCATGCCGAAACAATGGGTAATGTCACAGGCAATTATTCCGAAGAAAACCAGAGGAAATTCTCGCCAAAAGGACTTACCCAGGTAGAGCATATAAGTGATAAGTTAAAAAATTACCGGTTTGACCACGTGTTTGTAAGCCCTATGTACAGGACACAATATACCATTTTACCTTATTTAAAAAGCCATAACATCACCGCCGAGATTTGGCCCGAGATAGATGAAAAATGTTTTGATATCACATCTTCGACCGTCCCTTCAAAAACTATTCCCGAGGGGGGATTGATAGAACTGTTTGACGAAAAATATTTCAAATTAAGAGATGCTTCTTCTACCCGGATGTATGAGCCCCGCAATGCTTCAGAAGGATTGGCTCAATTTTTAAAGGCGAAAAAAAGGATAGAGCTGTATTCCGGCACGGGCCAGTCAATTCTGCTTGTCGGACATTACTGCACGGGAAGCAGGCTGATGGAAGTATTGCTTGAATTGGAGTCGAAAGGAAGGTTCGGGCCCAAGAATTGCGCCGTCAGCCTTATTGAACAACAATCTGACGGGACTTTCAGGATGCTTCAATATAATGATGAGCCCTTTATCCAGAAGTTTTTCTGGAAACAGGATAATGTCAGTAACGGATTTATCGCGCTGCATCTTTTCCCGGATAAGTTCCTTAACGATTTAAATGAAGAGTTTGATGTGGGCTGGAAAGTCTATGACAACAATGGAAATCTCGTGGCGGAAGGGAAAGATACTTTTGAAGAGAAGAAAAGAGATGATAATCCTCTGGTGGATATCAATATACCCGTGAAAAACATTCAAGAAGGTTCTGTCTGCGGTATTGAGACCGTGATATCCCGCGCCGGGAAAGAGGTGTATTCGTGGAAGGATAAATTTTTAATCCCTACGTACAAGAGCCTTGAAGGGAAATGGATTATTAAAAAAGGGGATAATCCCGAAAGGGCGAAAGAGGATTATCAGGAAAATAAATGGATACCGGTTAATGTGCCCGAGGGCTGGGAGAAAAACGCCCTGCCCGGATATGACGGTATTGCGTGGTACAGGTGTAAATTTGCGATTACCGAAGATGAGTTAAAAAAATGGGAAGGCAAGAAGATAGTTCTTCTGTTAGGCGCGGTTGATGATGCGGATGTAACATATCTTAACGGTTTGCAGATAGGCAGGACTGGCAGGTTCCCTCCCGATAAAAGCACCGCGTGGGATACACCCCGTATATATCTTATTGATAGGAAGATGCTTAAAGATAGTAATGTTCTGGCGGTAAGGGTTTGCGATTGGACCGGCGGCGGAGGCATATGGGCCGGCCCCGTTGTAATAGGCCCGAGCGACGAAATAAACGCGCTGATAAATCAAAAGAGATAG
- a CDS encoding transcriptional repressor: MGRCRGNSWWQGRLRGCGYRVTAGREIILDALMKTDKHLSAEDIYLAVKKTYPGIGLTTVYRTLEILVEMGLVFKFDFGDGRARYELVEGPNKEVAHHHHLVCTNCKRVIDYTDFIEDEIELLTKTEKGLSKKYNFDIKNHVIQFYGICGNCSMK; encoded by the coding sequence ATGGGCAGATGCAGGGGAAATTCGTGGTGGCAGGGCAGGCTTCGCGGTTGCGGGTACCGCGTGACGGCAGGAAGGGAGATTATACTGGATGCGCTGATGAAAACCGATAAGCACCTGAGCGCCGAAGATATTTATCTGGCTGTAAAGAAAACCTATCCGGGAATAGGGCTGACCACGGTTTACAGAACGCTGGAAATACTTGTGGAAATGGGCCTGGTGTTTAAATTTGATTTCGGGGACGGCAGAGCAAGATACGAACTTGTCGAGGGACCGAATAAAGAAGTTGCCCACCATCACCACCTGGTATGCACAAATTGTAAAAGGGTTATAGATTATACCGATTTTATTGAAGATGAGATTGAACTGTTAACAAAAACGGAAAAAGGGTTATCTAAAAAATATAATTTTGATATTAAGAACCATGTAATACAGTTTTACGGGATTTGCGGCAATTGCAGTATGAAATAA
- a CDS encoding cold-shock protein, whose product MTKGTVKWFSNQKGYGFITSEDGKDVFVHHSVIQGEGYKTLEEGQQVEFDVQQGPKGEQATNVVKL is encoded by the coding sequence ATGACAAAAGGAACAGTAAAATGGTTCAGTAATCAAAAAGGTTATGGATTTATTACTTCTGAAGACGGCAAAGATGTTTTCGTGCATCACAGTGTTATTCAGGGCGAAGGTTACAAGACTTTAGAGGAAGGCCAGCAGGTTGAATTCGATGTACAGCAAGGCCCTAAAGGTGAGCAAGCCACTAATGTAGTAAAACTATAA
- a CDS encoding glycoside hydrolase family 26 protein has product MRKVLLCLGFLFALNLDVLHAEQIDYRSKFVPPGDKVLLILGQDTVAIDDYVREIGIVPAGFTTYTSVYTAEGLYEPIDRGAGNLYAKYVIDKYPDTVLQIGLYMVDALDGVTAGDYDGSIDEIGRFIKESKRPVYLRIGYEFDGDHNHYEPEKYIEAYRYIADRLRKNEVNNIAYVWHSFGHKMKTPVMDWYPGDGYVDWFAISFFSHKNKFIEDFVALANGHKKPMMIAEATPAGIGVGYGRNAVKRYFEPFFKFVDEYGVKAICYISCDWDSHPIYSDGSWKDGRVHANEQVKEFWLNEIKKEKYLQSSPGLFEILGYEPVLSQ; this is encoded by the coding sequence ATGAGAAAAGTACTTTTGTGCCTGGGGTTTTTATTTGCGCTGAACCTTGATGTTTTACACGCCGAACAGATTGATTACCGGTCGAAATTCGTTCCTCCGGGAGATAAGGTTCTGCTGATACTGGGGCAGGATACGGTCGCGATTGACGATTATGTCAGGGAAATAGGCATTGTCCCCGCCGGTTTTACGACGTACACTTCCGTATATACCGCAGAAGGGTTATATGAGCCGATAGACCGGGGAGCGGGTAATCTGTATGCGAAATATGTGATAGATAAGTATCCGGATACCGTTCTCCAAATAGGGCTTTATATGGTAGATGCCCTTGACGGGGTTACCGCCGGGGATTATGACGGCAGCATTGATGAAATAGGGCGTTTTATAAAGGAATCAAAAAGGCCTGTTTACCTCAGGATAGGATATGAGTTTGACGGGGATCATAACCATTACGAACCTGAAAAATATATCGAGGCGTATCGTTATATTGCAGACAGGTTGAGGAAGAATGAAGTCAATAATATCGCTTATGTATGGCATTCTTTCGGGCATAAGATGAAAACGCCCGTTATGGACTGGTATCCCGGCGATGGATATGTCGATTGGTTTGCGATTTCTTTTTTCAGCCATAAGAATAAGTTTATAGAAGATTTTGTCGCTCTTGCCAACGGGCATAAAAAACCTATGATGATAGCGGAAGCGACTCCCGCCGGCATAGGTGTCGGCTACGGAAGAAACGCCGTTAAAAGGTATTTTGAACCGTTTTTTAAGTTTGTTGACGAATACGGGGTAAAGGCTATCTGCTATATCAGCTGCGACTGGGATTCCCACCCCATTTATTCGGATGGCAGCTGGAAGGACGGCAGGGTCCACGCCAACGAACAGGTGAAAGAATTCTGGCTTAATGAGATAAAAAAAGAAAAATACCTGCAATCTTCCCCCGGACTTTTTGAGATCCTCGGGTATGAACCAGTATTATCTCAATAG
- a CDS encoding DMT family transporter: MTNKEPHRIYLGIILVVTAFLFGAIRSAFSKILLQEGISAQVILLFQTIIALLILLPWILKNGTKSLAIGNLKQFAVRCVSGFTAIICFIISLKYTTLAKAVLLNNASPLFLPILSVFFFRKKLKIRLLFILAIGFTGIIMILKPETGNMNRGDLLAFLSGALAAVSIVFVRLIQKGKNQNTQSIIFYYLIFIIICSGLLSVKHWVIPHNRILWMFILIMGATYSLFQISFTTAFVHAPASKISPFIYFGVIFAGLIDWAVWKNAPDILSALGMITVIISAIFSVIFTEKNPP; the protein is encoded by the coding sequence ATGACAAATAAAGAACCGCACAGAATATATCTGGGAATTATACTTGTTGTAACCGCTTTTTTGTTCGGAGCCATCAGAAGCGCATTTTCCAAAATTCTTCTTCAGGAAGGAATATCAGCGCAGGTAATATTACTGTTCCAGACAATCATCGCTCTTCTGATTTTGCTTCCGTGGATATTGAAAAACGGGACAAAAAGTCTCGCCATAGGCAATTTGAAACAATTCGCCGTAAGGTGCGTCAGCGGTTTTACCGCCATAATCTGTTTTATAATATCGCTGAAATATACAACACTTGCCAAAGCTGTCCTTCTTAACAACGCTTCCCCTTTATTTCTTCCCATTCTCTCAGTTTTTTTCTTCCGCAAAAAATTGAAAATCCGGCTGCTGTTTATCCTCGCGATAGGATTCACCGGCATAATAATGATATTGAAACCTGAAACAGGAAATATGAACAGGGGCGACCTTCTGGCTTTTTTGTCGGGGGCGCTGGCAGCCGTATCAATCGTGTTCGTCCGGCTGATCCAGAAGGGAAAAAACCAAAATACCCAATCAATCATATTTTATTATTTGATTTTTATAATTATATGTTCGGGATTGCTTTCCGTTAAGCACTGGGTTATCCCCCATAACAGGATATTATGGATGTTTATACTGATCATGGGAGCCACTTATTCACTATTCCAGATAAGCTTCACAACCGCTTTTGTTCATGCCCCCGCATCCAAAATATCCCCTTTCATTTATTTCGGAGTTATATTCGCGGGCCTGATCGATTGGGCAGTCTGGAAAAACGCGCCGGACATTTTATCGGCTTTAGGCATGATAACCGTTATTATTTCGGCAATATTTTCCGTAATATTCACGGAAAAAAACCCGCCTTAA
- a CDS encoding helix-turn-helix domain-containing protein, which translates to MEKYKYLSIPEVAKLLGISRIAVYKKVKKGQIQAEKIGRAYAVPREIISSILGDSLDDRAKKEINEVVEATMNEYGETLRLLGKE; encoded by the coding sequence ATGGAGAAATACAAATACTTAAGCATTCCGGAAGTGGCAAAACTTTTGGGTATAAGCCGGATTGCTGTTTATAAGAAGGTTAAAAAGGGACAAATACAGGCCGAGAAAATCGGCAGAGCATATGCTGTGCCCAGAGAAATTATATCTTCGATACTGGGGGACTCTCTGGATGATCGTGCGAAAAAAGAGATAAATGAAGTAGTTGAAGCGACAATGAATGAGTATGGTGAAACACTGAGACTGCTGGGAAAAGAATAA
- a CDS encoding class I SAM-dependent methyltransferase, which yields MEGEQQISKNTKDENIKEVKVFFEKWDTYRKAMDNDYAGHMEAYKALGDFLKTNIDKPFAIFDLGCGDADLMAQSLKNTLIQRYEAVDISDTALELAKKNMSHLNCEKHFFAGDFINVIHNRENSFDVIWVGLSFHHLSLKQKEELLNKCSSLLSKDGYFIIFDPVLYDDETLEGFRKRWWKTCQLYWNALNHEEKLSIKEHVDNSDFPESLAIYRELGKKYSFTEVQSIFTDPTEIYQVIYFQKT from the coding sequence ATGGAAGGCGAACAACAAATATCAAAAAACACAAAAGATGAAAACATCAAAGAGGTAAAAGTTTTTTTCGAAAAATGGGACACTTACCGGAAAGCCATGGATAATGACTACGCCGGCCATATGGAAGCCTACAAAGCGCTCGGCGATTTCCTGAAAACCAATATTGATAAACCCTTCGCGATTTTTGACCTCGGATGCGGCGACGCGGATCTCATGGCGCAATCTTTAAAAAATACCCTTATCCAGAGATACGAAGCGGTTGATATTTCCGACACCGCGCTGGAACTGGCGAAAAAAAATATGTCGCATCTGAACTGCGAAAAACATTTTTTCGCCGGCGACTTTATAAATGTTATACATAACAGGGAAAACTCTTTTGACGTTATCTGGGTAGGGCTTTCATTCCATCACTTATCCCTGAAACAGAAAGAAGAGCTGCTCAATAAATGTTCTTCTCTTTTGAGTAAAGACGGTTATTTTATTATTTTCGACCCTGTCTTGTATGATGACGAGACACTGGAAGGATTCAGGAAAAGATGGTGGAAAACCTGCCAGCTTTACTGGAATGCCTTAAACCATGAGGAAAAATTGTCAATTAAAGAGCACGTTGATAACTCCGATTTCCCTGAATCTCTTGCCATTTACAGAGAGCTCGGAAAAAAATACAGTTTTACCGAAGTGCAATCTATTTTCACCGACCCTACGGAAATTTATCAGGTAATATATTTTCAAAAGACATAA
- a CDS encoding type II toxin-antitoxin system death-on-curing family toxin translates to MIGITVKEVEHLAFRLAKEMMAFNEPIPDFSTRFPNILESCLATPFQSFGRQSLYRGLVPKAGILFYLMIKNHPFQNGNKRIALTTLLMFLRKNKKWIRINTQELYNFTVWIAQSPPKLKDETVKAIEKFLQTYIINL, encoded by the coding sequence ATGATCGGCATTACTGTTAAAGAGGTTGAACATCTTGCTTTTCGGTTAGCCAAAGAGATGATGGCCTTTAATGAACCCATCCCTGATTTTTCAACAAGATTTCCCAATATACTTGAGAGTTGTCTGGCAACCCCTTTCCAGAGTTTTGGCAGGCAATCGCTTTATCGGGGATTGGTTCCAAAAGCGGGCATTCTATTTTATCTGATGATAAAAAACCATCCTTTTCAGAACGGGAATAAAAGAATAGCGTTGACCACCCTGTTGATGTTTTTGCGTAAAAATAAAAAATGGATACGTATAAATACTCAGGAACTTTATAACTTTACGGTCTGGATAGCGCAAAGCCCTCCTAAGCTTAAAGATGAGACAGTCAAAGCCATTGAGAAATTCTTACAAACCTATATAATTAATTTATAA